The segment GGTGCCCAGCACGCGGCCCGTCCCGGTCTCCAGGATGGCGATCTGGCCCCCCGACGATCCGCGGATGTCGACCGCGGGGTGCGGATCGATACCGGGGGCCGGGAAGTAACCGCCCGGCCTGCGGCGCAGCAGGCCGTCATCGATCAGCGCCGTCGCGACCGCCTCGGCGTCCCACATCCGGACCTCGGCATCGGTGAGCGGAAGTTCGGTGGCCGCGCACAGCAGCTGCGGTCCCAGCACGTACGGGTTCCGCGGATCGATGACGATGCGTTCGATCGGCTTGTCGAGCAGCGCCTGCGGATGGTGGACGAGATAGGTGTCCAGCGGGTCGTCGCGGGCGATCAACACGATGAGCGCGCTCTGCCCGCGCCGGCCCGACCGGCCGGCCTGTTGCCAGAACGACGTGACGGTCCCCGGGAAGCCGGCCAGCACCACGGCGTCGAGGCCGGCGATGTCCACGCCGAGTTCCAGCGCGTTCGTGGTGGCCAGGCCGCGCAGTTCGCCGTCGGACAGCGCACGCTCCAGGGTGCGGCGATCCTCGGCCAGGTAACCGGCGCGATACGAGGCGACCTGTCCGGCCAGCTCCGGGGCGACCTGCTCGAGGCGGGTCCGGGCGCCGAGCGCGGTCAGTTCGGCGCCGCGTCGCGACCGCACGAAGGTCAGGGTGCGGGCCCCCTCGGCCACCAGGTCGGCCATCACCCGCGCGGCCTCCGCGCCCGCCGAACGGCGCACCGGTGCGCCGTTCTCCCCGACCAGGTCGTCGAGCAGCGCGGGTTCCCACAAGGCCACCGTCCGGCCGCCCTGCGGTGAGCCGTCCTCGGTGACCGCCGTGACGGTCTGCCCGATCAGCTCGGATGCCGTCTCGGCGGGCGCGGCGGTGGTGGCACTGGCGAAGAACACCGTCGGCGATCCCGAGTGCCGCTCACACAGGCGCAGCAATCGGCGCAGCACCATCGCCACGTTCGAGCCGAAAATGCCGCGGTAGTAGTGGCATTCGTCGACAACGACGAACTGCAGGTTGCGCAGGAAGACCGCCCATTTGGCGTGGTTGCGCAGCAGCGAGAGGTGGATCATGTCCGGGTTGGAGAAGATCCACCGAGACCGTTCGCGAGCGAAGCGCCGCAACTCGGTGGTGGCATCTCCGTCGTAGGCACTGGGCGCCACATCGCGCAGGCTGGGCACCGCGTCGGTGAGCGCCTGGGCGGCGCGCAACTGATCGTGGCCGAGCGCCTTGGTGGGCGACAGGTACAGCGCGCGTGCTCGTGGATCGGCGGCCAGCGCCGTCAGTATCGGCAACTGGTACCCCAGCGACTTGCCCGATGCCGTGCCGGTGGACAGCACCACGTGCCGTCCCTCGTGCGCCAGATCCGCCGCGGCGGCCTGGTGCGACCACGGTGTGCTGACCCCCCGGTCGGCGAACGCCGCGATGACGTCGCGGTCGGCCCAGTGCGGCCAGTCCCGGTGCGCGCTGCGCCGCGGTGGCAGGTCTTCGACGTGACGCACCGGATGCTCGTCGGCCGGGGTGCCCTCGAGCGCCCGGGACAGCAGGTCCCGGCCGAAATCGGACCCGGAAGGCGCCCTGGAACCAGACAACTGTCACCTTCCATGATCGTTCGGATGTGTACCCCGGTGAATTGTTAACTACATGATCGTTTCGAGACTGTCGCTGAGGCGTTGAACGTGGTTGACTAAAGGCGGTCGCAGCTTCTGTGTTCGTGTTTCAGCACCCGCAGGATCGAACGTTGCGATCGCGGTTCCTGCGAGGTTGTAGGTCGGGTCGAGTTCCGGCGACACACGCGTTGGTATGGCGGTCGGAACGGGCCCGGTACACCGGAAGTCGGTGAACCGCACCCGGTAAGAGAAGGAATGTACGAGAGATGCCACAGGGAACTGTGAAGTGGTTCAACGCGGAGAAGGGCTTCGGCTTCATCGCCCCCGAGGACGGCTCCGCTGACGTGTTTGTCCACTACACGGAGATCCAGGGGTCGGGCTTCCGCACCCTGGAGGAGAACCAGAAGGTTGAGTTCGAGGTCGGCCAGAGCCCCAAGGGGCCGCAGGCCACCGGCGTTCGCGCCGTCTGAGTCATCGCACCAGGAGGACACCCCCGGCCCCGCCGGGGGTGTTTTCGTATCAGGCGCCGTTAGTGTCGTGCGTGTGAGCCAGCTGTCGTTCTTCTCGGCCGAGTCGGTGCCGCCGACGGTCGAGGACCTGACCGGGCTGCTGGCCGCCCACGGCCAGGTGGTGCTCACCGGCGGTGAGGCGCGGCTGTCCATCGTGGTCGACGCGCTCTGGCGTGCCCGTGAGCTGGCGGTGATGATCACCGAGGTCGGGCTGCAGGCCGAAATCTTGCGCACCGACGAGGACACGCCGTTGGTGCGCACCGGCATGGACAGCCGGTTGGCCGGGATCGCCGCCGACTGGACGCGCGGCGCGGTGAAGACCGTTCCCGGCAATTGGCTGCCCGGCGCGCGGGAATTGCGGGCCTGGACGCTGGCCGCGGGGACGCCCGAGGCGGCGGACCGTTACTTGCTGGGATTGGACCCGCACGCACCCGATACCCACCCGGTGCTGGCATCGGCGCTGATGCGAGTGGGTATAGCGCCCACCTTGATCGGTACCAGAGGCTCCCGTCCGGCGTTGCGCGTCAGTGGTAGGCGGCGCCTATCACGGCTGGTAGAGAACGTCGGGGAACCTCCCGACGACACCGAGGCGTTTGCACAATGGCCGCGAATATAAGGAACGCCGACGGGCGAGCCAGTTTGCGTTGGTTCGCCCAGGATGCGAAATTGTCAGTTGCCAGCGCGCCGCACGGCGCCTCGGCAACAGAGAAGTGGAGTGTAAGAGCAGGTGGCTGACGACGACCGGAGCCGGGCAGGCGCCGGTAACGTTCGGCGGCTCGTGATTGTCGAGTCGCCGACCAAAGCGCGCAAGATCGCGGGTTACCTCGGCTCCAACTACATCGTCGAGTCCTCCCGCGGGCACATTCGTGACCTGCCGCGCGCGGCCGCCGACGTGCCGGCCAAGTACAAATCCGAACCGTGGGCGCGCCTCGGCGTCAACGTCGACGCGGATTTCGAACCGCTCTACATCGTCAGCCCCGACAAGAAGGCCACGGTCACCGAGCTCAAGGCCCTGTTGAAGGATGTCGACGAGCTCTACCTCGCCACCGACGGTGACCGCGAGGGCGAGGCGATCGCCTGGCATCTGCTCGAAACGCTCAAACCGCGCGTCCCGGTCAAGCGGATGGTGTTCCACGAGATCACCGAGCCGGCCATCCGGGCCGCCGCCGAGAACCCTCGCGACCTCGATATCGACCTCGTCGATGCGCAGGAAACGCGCCGCATCCTGGATCGCCTCTATGGCTACGAGGTGTCCCCGGTGCTGTGGAAGAAGGTCGCGCCGAAGCTGTCGGCCGGCCGCGTGCAGTCGGTGGCCACCCGCATCATCGTGCAGCGCGAGCGCGAGCGGATGGCCTTCCGCAGTGCCGGGTACTGGGACGTCACCGCCGAGCTCGACGCCAGCGTGTCCGATCCGCAGGCCGCCCCGCCGCGGTTCACCGCGAAACTCAATACCGTCGACGGGCGCCGGGTGGCGGCCGGGCGCGACTTCGACTCCCTCGGCGCGGTCCGCAAGCCCGACGAGGTCCTGGTGCTCGATGAGGCCGCGGCCACCGTCCTGGCCAACGGGCTGCGTGGTGCGCAACTGGCCGTCTCCTCGGTGGAGCAGAAGCCTTACACCCGCAAGCCCTACGCGCCGTTCATGACGTCGACGTTGCAGCAGGAGGCCGGGCGCAAGCTGCGGTTCTCCTCCGAGCGCACGATGAGCATCGCGCAGCGGTTGTACGAGAACGGCTACATCACCTACATGCGTACCGACTCGACGACGCTGTCGGAGTCGGCGATCAACGCCGCGCGTAACCAGGCTCGCGATCTCTATGGTGCGGAGTACGTACATCCGACCCCGCGTCAGTACACCCGCAAGGTGAAGAACGCGCAGGAGGCCCACGAGGCGATCCGCCCGTCCGGTGACGTGTTCCAGACTCCGGGTCAGCTGCACAGTGCGCTGGAGACCGACGAGTTCCGGCTCTACGAGTTGATCTGGCAGCGCACCGTGGCCTCGCAGATGGCCGACGCGCGCGGCACCACGCTGAGCCTGCGCATCGCCGGCGCCGCCAGTTCGGGTGAGCAGGTCGTCTTCAACGCCAGCGGACGCACGCTGACCTTCCCGGGCTTCCTGAAGGCCTACGTCGAGAGCATCGACGATCAGGCCGGCGGTGAATCCGACGATGCCGAGAGCCGGCTGCCCAACCTCACCCAGGGTCAGCGGGTCGACGCCGCGGATCTGACCGCCGACGGGCACACCACGAGTCCGCCGGCCCGCTACACCGAGGCCTCGCTGATCAAGGCGCTCGAAGAACTCGGCATCGGCCGGCCGTCGACGTACTCGTCGATCATCAAGACGATCCAGGACCGCGGGTATGTCCACAAGAAGGGCAGCGCGCTGGTGCCGTCCTGGGTGGCCTTCGCCGTGATCGGGTTGTTGGAGCAACACTTCGGCCGGCTGGTCGACTACGACTTCACCGCCGCCATGGAGGACGAGCTCGACGCGATCGCCTCCGGTAACGAGCGACGGACCAACTGGCTCAACAACTTCTACTTCGGTGGCGAGCACGGCGTCGACGGTTCGATCGCCCGTGCCGGCGGCCTGAAGCAGCTGGTGGGCGGCAACCTCGAAGAGATCGATGCCCGACTCGTCAACTCCATCAAGCTCTTCGACGATGACCAGGGGCGTGCGGTCAATGTGCGGGTCGGCCGCAACGGCCCGTACCTGGAGCGGATGATCGAGGATCCGGACAATCCGGGTGAGCTCAAACCGCAGCGCGCGAACCTCAAGGACGAGCTGACGCCCGACGAGCTGACCCTCGAGCTCGCCGAAAAGGCTTTCGCCACACCGCAGGAGGGCCGCTCGCTGGGCGTCGACCCGGAGACCGGGCACGAGATCGTGGCCAAGGACGGGCG is part of the Mycobacterium adipatum genome and harbors:
- a CDS encoding cold-shock protein yields the protein MPQGTVKWFNAEKGFGFIAPEDGSADVFVHYTEIQGSGFRTLEENQKVEFEVGQSPKGPQATGVRAV
- a CDS encoding DEAD/DEAH box helicase — protein: MSGSRAPSGSDFGRDLLSRALEGTPADEHPVRHVEDLPPRRSAHRDWPHWADRDVIAAFADRGVSTPWSHQAAAADLAHEGRHVVLSTGTASGKSLGYQLPILTALAADPRARALYLSPTKALGHDQLRAAQALTDAVPSLRDVAPSAYDGDATTELRRFARERSRWIFSNPDMIHLSLLRNHAKWAVFLRNLQFVVVDECHYYRGIFGSNVAMVLRRLLRLCERHSGSPTVFFASATTAAPAETASELIGQTVTAVTEDGSPQGGRTVALWEPALLDDLVGENGAPVRRSAGAEAARVMADLVAEGARTLTFVRSRRGAELTALGARTRLEQVAPELAGQVASYRAGYLAEDRRTLERALSDGELRGLATTNALELGVDIAGLDAVVLAGFPGTVTSFWQQAGRSGRRGQSALIVLIARDDPLDTYLVHHPQALLDKPIERIVIDPRNPYVLGPQLLCAATELPLTDAEVRMWDAEAVATALIDDGLLRRRPGGYFPAPGIDPHPAVDIRGSSGGQIAILETGTGRVLGTTGTGQAPASVHPGAVYLHQGETYVVDALDFEDGIALVHAQDPGYTTSARELTDIAVTGDGELHRHGPVTVGVVPVSVSNTVTGYLRRAADGEVIDFVELDMPTRTLETVAVMCTITPEALADNGIEALSVPGALHAAEHAAIGLLPLVASCDRGDIGGVSTAAGPGRGELAGLPTIFVYDGYPGGAGFADRGYRQIQTWWAATAAAIEACECPAGCPSCVQSPKCGNGNDPLDKNGAVRVLRLVLDALVRH
- the topA gene encoding type I DNA topoisomerase, whose protein sequence is MADDDRSRAGAGNVRRLVIVESPTKARKIAGYLGSNYIVESSRGHIRDLPRAAADVPAKYKSEPWARLGVNVDADFEPLYIVSPDKKATVTELKALLKDVDELYLATDGDREGEAIAWHLLETLKPRVPVKRMVFHEITEPAIRAAAENPRDLDIDLVDAQETRRILDRLYGYEVSPVLWKKVAPKLSAGRVQSVATRIIVQRERERMAFRSAGYWDVTAELDASVSDPQAAPPRFTAKLNTVDGRRVAAGRDFDSLGAVRKPDEVLVLDEAAATVLANGLRGAQLAVSSVEQKPYTRKPYAPFMTSTLQQEAGRKLRFSSERTMSIAQRLYENGYITYMRTDSTTLSESAINAARNQARDLYGAEYVHPTPRQYTRKVKNAQEAHEAIRPSGDVFQTPGQLHSALETDEFRLYELIWQRTVASQMADARGTTLSLRIAGAASSGEQVVFNASGRTLTFPGFLKAYVESIDDQAGGESDDAESRLPNLTQGQRVDAADLTADGHTTSPPARYTEASLIKALEELGIGRPSTYSSIIKTIQDRGYVHKKGSALVPSWVAFAVIGLLEQHFGRLVDYDFTAAMEDELDAIASGNERRTNWLNNFYFGGEHGVDGSIARAGGLKQLVGGNLEEIDARLVNSIKLFDDDQGRAVNVRVGRNGPYLERMIEDPDNPGELKPQRANLKDELTPDELTLELAEKAFATPQEGRSLGVDPETGHEIVAKDGRFGPYVTEVLPEPPEDPDAGVGAKKGKKPTGPKPRTGSLLRTMDLETVTLEDALKLLSLPRVVGVDPANNEEITAQNGRYGPYLKRGTDSRSLATEEQMFTITLDEALKIYAEPKRRGRQGAATPPLRELGNDAASGKPMVIKDGRFGPYVTDGETNASLRKGDDVLSITDERASELLADRRARGPVKKAAKKAPAKKAAAKKTPAKKAPAKKAAAKKA